A region from the Brachyspira hampsonii genome encodes:
- a CDS encoding chorismate mutase — MLNDELQELRKEIDSIDKQIVNLIDERMKISLKVGETKKKYNAPIFDPKREKEVIAKKIELLENKELSGLITTIYNDIMYTSKQLQKHLIGGYNSAEDKKDDNKENIKYDEKIVYQGREGGNGHEAALKFFGENAKLVKKEHFDDVLESIRSGECYYGVLPLENSSTGMVNEVLDILADYNCKIVGEVYLPIEYGLMAKKGTSIKDIKKVISHHQALKQCSNFIKENNFEELTSSNTAEAAFIVSNGDDKTMASISNKHSCKIYDLEMLEENIENIKGNTTRFIIVANYDNALTTGNKMTIRFLLPHEEGSLADSLEKLKSFNLTSIVSRPHVERKWQYYFYIDMTGDFKKNKSEFEEFKKSVENLIILGVYNE, encoded by the coding sequence ATGCTTAATGATGAATTACAGGAATTAAGAAAAGAAATTGACTCAATAGATAAGCAGATAGTAAATTTGATAGATGAAAGAATGAAAATAAGTTTGAAAGTGGGGGAGACAAAAAAGAAATATAATGCCCCTATATTCGATCCTAAAAGAGAAAAAGAAGTAATAGCAAAAAAAATAGAATTGCTTGAAAATAAAGAATTATCAGGATTAATTACTACTATTTATAATGATATAATGTATACATCAAAACAGCTTCAGAAACATTTGATTGGAGGATATAATTCAGCAGAAGATAAAAAAGATGATAATAAAGAAAATATAAAATACGATGAAAAAATAGTATATCAGGGCAGAGAAGGCGGAAACGGACATGAAGCGGCTTTAAAATTTTTTGGTGAGAATGCTAAACTTGTAAAGAAAGAACATTTTGATGATGTACTTGAGAGCATAAGAAGCGGAGAATGTTATTACGGAGTTTTGCCCTTAGAGAATTCTTCCACAGGGATGGTTAATGAAGTTTTGGATATACTTGCTGATTATAATTGTAAGATAGTCGGAGAAGTTTATCTTCCTATAGAATACGGACTTATGGCAAAAAAAGGCACTAGTATAAAAGATATTAAAAAAGTAATATCCCATCATCAGGCTTTAAAACAATGTTCTAATTTTATAAAAGAAAATAATTTTGAAGAGTTAACATCATCTAATACAGCAGAAGCAGCATTCATAGTTTCTAATGGAGACGATAAAACTATGGCTTCCATTTCTAATAAGCATTCTTGCAAAATTTATGATTTAGAAATGCTTGAAGAAAATATTGAAAATATTAAAGGCAATACCACTCGTTTTATTATAGTTGCTAATTATGATAATGCTTTAACAACAGGCAATAAAATGACTATCAGATTTCTTCTTCCTCATGAAGAAGGAAGTTTGGCGGATTCTTTGGAGAAATTAAAAAGTTTTAATTTAACTTCTATAGTAAGCCGTCCGCATGTTGAAAGAAAATGGCAGTATTATTTTTATATTGATATGACAGGTGATTTTAAAAAGAACAAATCAGAGTTTGAAGAGTTTAAAAAAAGCGTTGAAAATTTAATTATTTTAGGTGTATATAATGAATAA
- the pnuC gene encoding nicotinamide riboside transporter PnuC, which yields MKNFIKNELKNWKALEVLWTLTASGIILSLSIYWKENIIGIVSSISGILCVILTGKGKLSSYIFGMINTILYSYIAFNAKYYGEFMLNVFYYIPMNIAGFILWSRNLNKENSEVIKTKLDNKYKTIIFTFSFISIFIYGLILKKLGGSLPFVDSASTVFAITAQILCIKRCSEQWIMWILVNILNISIWYINFSIGGDNIATLLMWSVYLVNAIFMLIKWYKEANAAKN from the coding sequence ATGAAAAATTTTATAAAAAATGAACTTAAAAATTGGAAAGCTTTAGAAGTATTATGGACACTAACAGCAAGCGGTATAATATTGTCGCTTTCTATATATTGGAAAGAAAATATTATAGGCATAGTATCATCAATAAGCGGTATATTATGCGTAATACTTACAGGTAAAGGAAAATTATCTTCATATATATTTGGAATGATTAATACTATTCTATATTCGTATATTGCTTTTAATGCCAAATACTATGGTGAGTTTATGCTTAATGTCTTCTATTATATACCTATGAATATAGCCGGGTTTATACTTTGGAGCAGAAATTTAAATAAAGAAAACAGCGAAGTTATAAAAACAAAATTGGATAATAAATATAAAACTATAATATTTACTTTCTCTTTTATATCAATATTTATTTACGGACTTATATTAAAAAAATTAGGAGGCTCTCTTCCCTTTGTAGATAGTGCAAGTACAGTATTTGCTATAACAGCTCAGATACTATGCATAAAAAGATGTTCAGAACAATGGATAATGTGGATATTAGTAAACATTTTAAATATTTCTATATGGTATATTAACTTTTCAATTGGAGGAGATAATATAGCAACTTTACTTATGTGGAGTGTATATTTAGTTAATGCTATATTTATGCTTATAAAATGGTACAAAGAAGCAAATGCTGCAAAAAATTGA
- a CDS encoding AAA family ATPase, giving the protein MQKIIIKNLLVVKDFEMEINRFNLIIGEQSSGKSTISKAIFFFKEINTQIRFYIFAYKNKIQYRIKEIYYNIIKDFFISIFGKLENIDNDLYLKYVYKYNTYIEITKKNNNLDINYSENIIIFFNKLEIDIKRLFGEYLNVNSVVRFEDIFERGIGKEINDFFENELITYYIPASRSSIALLNNQRTRLDYNTIDFIFYPFLTLVEKIEFLFKDGVRNFVKNVNDDDKKIILNEMNKKIEKYMGGQYFCDDKFGYIKLDNTNKKIPVDKISSGQQEILWLLNVLLGIIWLNKKNIFVIIEEPEAHLYPNMQKEIIDFIVNFMNITNSNILITTHSPYILTSANNLLYAGKLKENYKNNKEKIEKINNIVGEYSYINPNEINAFKLYLNDFRYTNLINEENEINCEEIDDISNTINETYTKLFDMELNNEQ; this is encoded by the coding sequence ATGCAGAAAATAATTATTAAGAATTTGCTTGTAGTAAAAGATTTTGAAATGGAAATTAATAGATTTAATTTGATTATAGGCGAACAATCTTCAGGAAAAAGCACAATAAGTAAAGCAATATTTTTCTTCAAAGAAATAAATACTCAAATAAGATTTTATATATTTGCTTATAAAAATAAAATACAATACAGGATAAAAGAAATATATTATAATATAATAAAAGATTTTTTTATAAGTATATTTGGGAAATTGGAGAATATAGATAATGATTTATATTTAAAATATGTATACAAATATAATACTTATATAGAAATTACAAAAAAAAATAATAATCTAGATATTAATTATAGTGAGAATATAATAATATTTTTTAATAAATTAGAAATAGATATAAAAAGACTTTTTGGGGAATATTTAAATGTTAATAGTGTGGTAAGGTTTGAAGATATTTTTGAAAGAGGAATAGGTAAAGAAATAAATGATTTTTTTGAAAATGAATTAATAACTTATTATATACCAGCCTCAAGAAGTTCTATAGCATTATTGAATAATCAAAGAACTAGATTGGATTATAATACTATAGATTTTATATTTTATCCTTTTCTTACACTTGTTGAAAAAATAGAGTTCTTATTTAAAGATGGAGTTAGAAATTTTGTAAAAAATGTCAATGATGATGACAAAAAAATAATTTTAAATGAAATGAATAAAAAAATAGAAAAATATATGGGGGGGCAGTATTTTTGTGATGATAAGTTTGGATATATAAAATTGGATAATACTAATAAAAAAATACCTGTAGATAAAATATCGTCTGGACAGCAGGAAATACTGTGGCTTTTAAATGTTTTATTAGGTATAATATGGCTTAATAAAAAAAATATTTTTGTTATAATAGAAGAACCAGAAGCCCATTTATATCCTAATATGCAAAAAGAAATTATAGACTTCATTGTTAATTTTATGAATATAACCAATAGTAATATTTTGATTACAACTCATAGTCCTTATATATTGACAAGTGCAAATAATTTACTGTATGCTGGAAAATTAAAAGAAAATTATAAAAACAATAAAGAAAAAATTGAAAAAATTAATAATATTGTGGGGGAATATTCATATATTAATCCTAATGAAATAAATGCTTTTAAATTATATTTAAATGATTTTAGATATACAAATCTTATTAATGAAGAAAATGAAATTAACTGCGAAGAAATAGATGATATATCTAATACTATTAATGAAACATATACTAAATTATTTGATATGGAATTAAATAATGAACAGTAA
- the recF gene encoding DNA replication/repair protein RecF (All proteins in this family for which functions are known are DNA-binding proteins that assist the filamentation of RecA onto DNA for the initiation of recombination or recombinational repair.) has translation MILKELTIRSFRNYNENLFEFSDKINVLYGHNGCGKTNILEAIYMLGNGVSFRTRLDRELVQNGSDNYFLRGIFREDELNYDTNIEIAYQKKVKKVFIDKKEVSSRKDLIGRILYVIFLPNDTDLVIAEPKLRRDYFNMLISTISSEYLLALIKYNKLLKMRNICITTKPNEAYIYNNDIAKLSIYIAGENKKYSSLLEDKMNEIYKNIFNNENPYAIKYQSTIEDISNENEYIKKLESTLNEQIRMRTTYFGIHRAEYQFFYKDSLSKKFSSQGEKRMFTLIMKLASEKILSEYRKKSPILLIDDAMLELDNTRRDNILEYIKTLGQVFITVTEKEKVKNFENGKVFDIPNIRM, from the coding sequence ATGATACTTAAAGAACTTACAATTCGTTCTTTTAGAAATTACAATGAAAATTTATTTGAATTCTCTGACAAAATAAATGTGCTTTACGGACATAACGGCTGCGGTAAAACTAATATACTTGAAGCAATATATATGCTTGGAAACGGAGTATCATTTAGAACAAGACTTGACAGAGAGCTTGTACAAAATGGAAGTGATAATTATTTTTTGAGAGGCATTTTCAGAGAAGATGAATTAAATTATGACACTAATATAGAAATAGCATACCAAAAAAAAGTAAAAAAGGTATTTATAGATAAAAAAGAAGTGTCTTCAAGAAAAGATTTAATAGGAAGAATACTTTATGTTATATTTCTGCCAAATGATACTGACTTGGTAATAGCAGAGCCTAAATTAAGAAGAGATTATTTTAACATGCTAATATCAACAATATCATCAGAATATTTGCTTGCATTAATCAAATATAATAAACTCTTAAAAATGAGAAATATTTGTATCACTACAAAACCTAATGAAGCATACATTTATAATAATGATATAGCCAAACTTTCCATTTATATAGCTGGTGAAAATAAAAAATATTCTTCTCTTTTAGAAGATAAAATGAATGAAATCTATAAAAATATTTTTAATAATGAAAACCCTTATGCTATAAAATATCAGTCTACCATAGAAGACATATCAAATGAAAATGAATACATAAAAAAACTAGAAAGCACTTTAAACGAACAAATAAGAATGCGTACCACATATTTTGGGATACATAGAGCAGAGTATCAATTCTTTTACAAAGATTCGCTTTCAAAAAAATTCTCATCTCAGGGCGAGAAAAGAATGTTTACTCTTATAATGAAACTTGCAAGTGAAAAAATATTATCAGAATACAGAAAAAAATCCCCTATTCTGCTTATTGATGATGCTATGCTTGAGCTTGATAATACAAGACGAGATAATATACTTGAATACATAAAAACATTAGGACAGGTATTTATTACCGTTACAGAAAAAGAGAAAGTGAAAAACTTTGAAAACGGAAAAGTTTTTGATATACCAAATATAAGAATGTAA
- a CDS encoding DUF554 domain-containing protein, with amino-acid sequence MIAVFVNMIAVLVGSVIGFAFKNKLSKRYEEPVFIAAGIISLTIGITMAITTKHILIFAVSIMLGGVTGTFFRIEEKIEFFGEFLKNKFAFKENSGNFALGFLTSSILFCSGSMSILGSFQAGTQGIYDLIFTKSVIDGFVAVFMATVYGIGVAFSIISIFVYQGALTILSSFLEPYVSETMLNEVSAVGGATVMMIGINLLKLTKIKTGDFLPALIYSILLVLLIPYIQFL; translated from the coding sequence ATGATAGCGGTTTTTGTTAATATGATAGCAGTTCTTGTAGGTTCTGTTATAGGTTTTGCATTTAAAAATAAATTATCAAAAAGGTATGAAGAACCTGTTTTTATAGCAGCAGGTATAATATCTCTTACTATCGGTATAACTATGGCTATAACTACAAAGCATATATTGATATTTGCTGTGTCAATAATGCTTGGAGGAGTTACAGGTACATTCTTTAGAATAGAAGAAAAAATAGAATTTTTCGGAGAGTTTTTAAAAAATAAATTTGCTTTTAAGGAAAATTCAGGTAATTTTGCTTTAGGATTTTTAACTTCTTCAATACTTTTCTGTTCAGGCTCTATGTCTATATTAGGCTCATTTCAGGCAGGAACTCAAGGTATATATGATTTAATATTCACTAAAAGTGTAATAGACGGATTTGTTGCAGTATTTATGGCTACAGTTTATGGTATAGGAGTTGCTTTTTCTATAATAAGCATATTTGTATATCAAGGTGCTTTAACTATACTTTCATCTTTTTTAGAGCCTTATGTTTCTGAAACAATGCTTAATGAAGTTTCTGCTGTAGGAGGGGCTACAGTTATGATGATAGGAATAAATTTATTAAAATTAACTAAAATAAAAACAGGAGATTTTCTTCCTGCTTTAATTTATTCTATTTTACTTGTTTTACTTATACCTTATATTCAATTTTTATGA
- a CDS encoding vWA domain-containing protein, translating into MTFVSPKFLFLLLTLPIIIFLYIQTRKNHSYSVKHPRVSMSKVLKSRYYVKDIPFIFIILALAFSIIGLARPAKVSHLSDINGEGVYISLVVDVSPSMMAEDMMPTRLEASKKTMIDFIKKRNFDKISLVAFALRASVLSPATFDYTSLEEEIKKIEIDEEGSTSIGLGIATAVDMLRSVKEDNEKIIILLTDGENNSGEIDPKLASEIASNFNIKIYTIGIGDANGSHAWVTYDDPNYGKRRIRADFTLNEEALIDIAATTGGKYFNAKNASALDNVYNTIDRLEKKPILDDDLIQYKELYKPFIIIAFLCLCLSIILSTTRFLIIP; encoded by the coding sequence ATGACTTTTGTATCTCCAAAATTTTTATTCTTACTTCTGACTTTACCTATTATAATATTTTTATATATACAAACAAGAAAAAATCATTCATACTCAGTAAAGCATCCAAGGGTAAGTATGTCAAAAGTGTTAAAATCAAGATACTATGTAAAAGATATACCATTTATATTTATAATATTGGCACTTGCTTTTTCTATTATAGGTTTAGCTCGTCCTGCAAAAGTTTCACATTTATCGGATATTAACGGAGAAGGTGTTTATATTTCTCTTGTTGTCGATGTGTCGCCTTCTATGATGGCTGAAGATATGATGCCTACAAGACTTGAAGCTTCTAAAAAAACTATGATAGATTTTATAAAAAAAAGAAATTTTGATAAAATAAGTTTAGTAGCATTTGCATTGAGAGCTTCTGTACTATCACCTGCTACCTTTGATTACACTTCATTAGAAGAAGAAATAAAAAAGATAGAAATAGATGAAGAAGGTTCTACTTCTATAGGACTTGGAATTGCAACTGCTGTTGATATGCTTAGAAGTGTTAAAGAGGATAATGAAAAGATTATTATACTTCTTACAGACGGAGAAAATAACTCTGGAGAAATAGATCCTAAATTAGCTTCTGAAATAGCTTCCAATTTCAATATCAAAATATACACAATAGGTATAGGCGATGCTAATGGAAGTCATGCTTGGGTAACTTATGATGATCCTAACTATGGTAAAAGAAGAATAAGAGCCGATTTTACTCTTAATGAAGAAGCTTTAATTGACATAGCAGCAACTACAGGCGGAAAATACTTTAATGCTAAAAATGCTTCAGCTTTGGATAATGTTTATAATACAATAGACAGATTAGAGAAAAAACCCATATTAGATGATGATTTAATTCAGTATAAAGAATTGTATAAGCCGTTTATAATAATAGCTTTTCTTTGTTTATGCCTGAGTATTATACTTTCTACAACTAGATTCTTAATAATACCATAG
- a CDS encoding AAA family ATPase — translation MYNVGMYAGSFNPIHLGHVRCIIEAANQCRTLYIILCIGNNRNEIDRKIRYRWIYQLTKHIGNVKILFIEDNAKTKEDYTEDLWEEDSIKIKNAIGRKIDAVFLGDDYKDKDSFYTRYYKESELIFIERNEISSTKIRENVYKYWDYIPNIVKPYYTKKILLLGSESTGKSTLTINLANYYNTNYIEEAGRELSEKSGTDLLMLSEDFTEILLTHKLNEIKALEHSNKILFIDTDAVITNFYMHFLKDENIINNEILAKAIININKYDAVLFLEPDVDFVQDGDRSEVIKNDREKYSRKIKDILDNLKIKYYSINGDYQSRFKKSVFIIDGLLENK, via the coding sequence ATGTATAATGTAGGAATGTACGCAGGATCATTCAATCCAATTCATCTAGGTCATGTAAGATGCATAATAGAAGCAGCTAATCAATGCCGAACTCTTTATATAATTTTATGCATTGGAAATAATAGAAATGAAATTGACAGAAAAATTAGATACAGATGGATTTATCAATTAACCAAACATATAGGAAATGTAAAAATTCTATTTATAGAAGATAATGCAAAAACAAAAGAAGATTATACAGAAGATTTATGGGAAGAGGATTCTATAAAAATTAAAAATGCTATAGGCAGAAAGATTGATGCAGTATTTTTGGGAGATGATTATAAAGATAAAGATTCTTTTTATACGAGATACTATAAAGAGTCAGAATTAATATTTATAGAGAGAAATGAAATAAGTTCTACAAAGATTAGAGAAAATGTTTATAAGTATTGGGATTATATTCCTAATATAGTAAAGCCTTATTATACAAAAAAAATTTTACTTTTGGGAAGCGAAAGTACAGGAAAGTCAACACTTACAATTAATTTAGCGAATTATTATAATACCAACTATATAGAAGAAGCAGGCAGAGAATTATCCGAAAAATCTGGAACGGATTTGCTTATGCTTTCAGAAGATTTTACAGAAATACTTTTAACTCATAAACTAAATGAAATAAAGGCATTAGAACATAGCAATAAAATATTATTTATAGATACTGATGCTGTAATTACAAATTTTTATATGCATTTTTTGAAAGATGAAAATATAATTAATAATGAAATATTAGCAAAGGCAATTATTAATATAAATAAATATGATGCAGTATTATTTTTAGAACCTGATGTGGATTTTGTTCAGGACGGAGACAGAAGCGAAGTAATAAAAAATGACCGAGAAAAATACAGCAGGAAAATAAAAGATATACTTGATAATCTAAAAATTAAATATTATTCTATAAACGGAGATTATCAGTCGAGGTTTAAGAAGTCTGTTTTCATAATAGATGGGTTATTAGAAAACAAATAA
- the metK gene encoding methionine adenosyltransferase has protein sequence MKNYYFSSESVTEGHPDKICDAVSDAVLDECLKQDPNSRVACETLAKTGMIFIAGEITTKAKLDYQKIARDTVRRIGYTSSEMGFDADTCAVMEAIAEQSPDIDMGVSAGKGLFNSESSNVSEGAGDQGIMFGYAINETETFMPLTIYLAHRLAERLAKVRKDKIVDYLRPDGKSQVTVEYKDGKAARIEAVVISTQHAAGVDHKQIEADIKKHVISEICPANMLDENTKYYINPTGSFVVGGPMGDCGLTGRKIIVDSYGGHGAHGGGAFSGKDPTKVDRSACYMARYVAKNIVASGIADRALVQFAYAIGVPEPLSVYVNTFGTAKVHDEVLANIVTKELDLTPAGIIKRLDLRRPIYEKTTAYGHFGRELPEFTWEKTDIKDLFANAK, from the coding sequence ATAAAAAATTATTATTTCTCTTCTGAATCGGTAACAGAAGGCCATCCTGATAAGATCTGCGATGCTGTAAGCGATGCAGTCTTAGACGAATGTTTAAAACAAGATCCAAATTCAAGAGTAGCTTGCGAAACTTTAGCAAAAACAGGTATGATTTTTATTGCTGGAGAGATAACTACAAAAGCTAAATTGGATTATCAAAAAATCGCCAGAGATACCGTAAGGCGAATAGGTTACACAAGCAGCGAAATGGGTTTTGACGCTGATACTTGTGCGGTAATGGAGGCTATTGCTGAGCAGTCTCCTGATATAGATATGGGTGTTAGTGCCGGTAAGGGATTATTTAATTCTGAATCATCAAATGTTTCTGAAGGTGCAGGCGACCAAGGTATAATGTTCGGTTATGCTATAAATGAAACTGAAACTTTTATGCCTTTAACTATATATTTAGCTCATAGATTGGCAGAGCGTTTGGCTAAAGTTAGAAAAGACAAAATAGTTGACTATTTAAGACCAGACGGCAAAAGTCAGGTTACTGTTGAATATAAAGACGGTAAAGCCGCTAGAATAGAAGCCGTTGTTATTTCCACTCAGCATGCCGCAGGCGTTGATCACAAACAAATAGAAGCTGACATAAAAAAACATGTTATTAGTGAAATATGTCCTGCTAATATGCTTGATGAAAACACTAAATACTACATTAACCCAACAGGTTCATTTGTAGTAGGCGGACCTATGGGCGACTGCGGATTAACAGGAAGAAAAATTATCGTAGACAGCTACGGCGGACATGGTGCACATGGCGGCGGAGCTTTCTCTGGTAAAGACCCTACAAAAGTAGACAGAAGTGCTTGCTATATGGCTAGATATGTTGCTAAAAATATAGTAGCTTCCGGCATAGCTGACAGAGCTTTAGTTCAGTTTGCTTATGCTATAGGAGTACCTGAGCCTTTATCTGTATATGTTAATACTTTCGGTACAGCAAAAGTTCATGATGAAGTATTGGCTAATATAGTTACTAAAGAGCTTGATTTAACTCCTGCTGGTATAATCAAAAGATTAGATTTGAGAAGACCTATTTATGAAAAAACTACAGCTTACGGACATTTCGGAAGAGAGCTTCCAGAGTTCACTTGGGAGAAAACAGATATAAAAGATTTGTTTGCTAATGCTAAATAA
- a CDS encoding PTS sugar transporter subunit IIA, whose translation MLKIIDKITKEHVFEDLESKDKESLFRALSEKIAPVASASADAIFDAFKKREDEYTTNIGNGVAVPHGRIQGYGKTDIFVGFLKDEINYDSDSDEKSPVKLVFAILSDLDNPQDYLLNLSQIFFLVNQKEILDKVMATKSYDELASVLESFKKLDEKFEAEKQIKFLIELERAEIQIKAYELYSSTHSQQKSDVVLEEYKKYKDTILSKIDVAVLENYKRIKENKGEALAKIENYKCSACNVAIPKMTVNEVRRQNQIIMCFHCGRILFTTD comes from the coding sequence ATGCTCAAAATAATTGACAAAATCACAAAAGAACATGTATTTGAAGACTTGGAATCAAAAGACAAAGAATCACTTTTTAGAGCGTTAAGTGAAAAAATTGCACCAGTTGCTTCTGCTTCTGCAGATGCTATATTCGATGCATTCAAAAAACGTGAAGATGAATACACTACTAACATTGGAAATGGGGTTGCTGTTCCTCATGGAAGAATACAAGGTTATGGAAAAACTGATATATTTGTTGGTTTCTTAAAAGATGAAATTAACTATGATTCAGACTCTGATGAAAAAAGTCCTGTTAAACTTGTATTTGCAATACTTTCCGATCTTGATAACCCACAGGATTACCTTTTAAACCTTTCTCAAATTTTCTTCTTGGTAAATCAAAAAGAAATACTTGATAAAGTTATGGCTACTAAAAGCTATGATGAACTTGCTTCTGTTTTAGAATCATTCAAAAAATTAGATGAAAAATTTGAAGCTGAAAAACAAATTAAATTCTTAATTGAACTTGAAAGAGCTGAAATACAAATTAAAGCTTATGAACTTTACAGCTCTACTCACTCTCAGCAAAAATCTGATGTTGTTTTAGAAGAGTATAAAAAATACAAAGACACTATATTAAGCAAAATTGATGTTGCTGTATTAGAAAATTACAAAAGGATTAAAGAAAATAAAGGTGAAGCCCTAGCTAAAATAGAAAATTACAAATGCAGTGCTTGTAATGTTGCTATACCTAAAATGACTGTTAATGAAGTTAGAAGACAAAATCAAATTATTATGTGCTTCCACTGCGGAAGAATATTATTTACTACTGACTGA
- a CDS encoding shikimate kinase: MNNKDIKNSKIIFIIGLPGCGKSALSKMLAKKLNYQFYDMDSFIEDKEGSTITEIFANNGETYFRNLESDVLQELSSLSNAVISTGGGIVLSEKNRNIMKDKGLTIFVDRNPDIILENIDPSQRPLLAKDKNKLLELSKQRDRLYRESAHIIFTHHSWEDNIDNTFKKFYESIKNYC; encoded by the coding sequence ATGAATAATAAAGATATAAAAAATAGTAAAATTATATTTATTATAGGTTTGCCGGGATGCGGAAAAAGTGCATTATCAAAAATGCTCGCTAAAAAATTAAATTATCAGTTTTATGATATGGATTCTTTTATAGAAGATAAAGAGGGCAGTACTATAACAGAGATTTTTGCTAATAATGGAGAGACTTATTTTAGAAATCTTGAAAGTGATGTATTGCAGGAATTAAGCAGCCTAAGTAATGCCGTCATATCTACAGGCGGAGGTATAGTTCTCTCTGAAAAAAATAGAAATATTATGAAGGATAAAGGATTAACTATTTTTGTAGACAGAAATCCTGACATCATACTTGAAAATATAGATCCTTCTCAAAGACCTCTTCTTGCTAAAGATAAAAATAAATTGTTGGAATTATCAAAACAAAGAGACAGATTATACAGAGAATCAGCACATATTATATTCACTCATCACAGTTGGGAAGATAATATTGATAATACTTTTAAAAAATTTTATGAAAGCATAAAAAATTACTGTTGA